In one window of Phycisphaerales bacterium DNA:
- the ccoG gene encoding cytochrome c oxidase accessory protein CcoG has product MSTTAAQPERVLSTLNADGSRRWLKPRPSKGRWLNRRRIVGYGLIALFVLLPHLRIAGKPPLLLDILEREFTFFGTTLYPTDTLLLALLLITVALSIFFFTAMFGRVWCGWGCPQTVYLELVFRPIERFFQGTPGKSKGRFGAAGGLLKMLVYIALAFALAHTFLSYFVGTDNLRQWIFGSPLDHPIAFMVIAGVTGAMLFDFGFFREQTCIVACPYGRFQSVMLDRDSLIVGYDRRRGEPRGKKRRGPKPGSDVSLKVVQESEQLGDCIDCTLCVQTCPTGIDIRDGLQMECVNCTQCIDACDAVMDRIGRPRGLIRYASQRSLEGDGRHWLRPRVIVYPAAIFVLVSVMIALLIGREPALVTIVRGPGHPFTVLESGMVANPIKFKIQDRSESGGTYTIELEGVEGGRLEGMTSVDVSAGETFSEPMTLVVPPEVFSTDRLPVSIRVRGKDFDHSVEYMMRGPVHRAGAN; this is encoded by the coding sequence ATGTCGACCACCGCAGCACAGCCCGAACGCGTCCTGTCGACGCTCAATGCCGATGGCTCGCGTCGCTGGCTGAAGCCGCGGCCTTCCAAGGGGCGCTGGCTGAACCGTCGACGCATCGTCGGCTACGGGTTGATCGCCCTGTTCGTGCTGCTGCCACATTTGCGCATCGCTGGGAAGCCCCCGCTACTGCTGGACATCCTGGAGCGCGAGTTCACCTTCTTCGGCACGACGTTGTATCCGACCGACACGTTGTTGCTCGCGTTGCTGTTGATCACGGTGGCCCTGTCGATCTTCTTCTTCACGGCCATGTTCGGGCGTGTCTGGTGCGGCTGGGGGTGTCCGCAAACGGTGTACCTCGAGCTGGTCTTCCGTCCCATCGAGCGGTTCTTCCAAGGCACGCCCGGCAAGAGCAAGGGCCGCTTCGGCGCAGCCGGCGGCCTTCTGAAGATGCTCGTCTACATCGCCTTGGCCTTTGCCCTGGCACACACGTTCCTGAGCTACTTCGTCGGCACCGACAACCTGCGGCAGTGGATCTTCGGGTCGCCGCTTGATCACCCGATCGCGTTCATGGTCATCGCCGGCGTGACGGGCGCCATGCTCTTCGACTTCGGTTTCTTCCGCGAGCAGACGTGCATCGTCGCGTGCCCGTACGGCCGCTTCCAGAGCGTCATGCTGGATCGCGACTCGCTGATCGTGGGCTACGACCGGCGGCGCGGCGAACCCCGCGGCAAGAAGCGGCGCGGCCCCAAGCCGGGGTCCGATGTGTCGCTCAAGGTTGTCCAGGAATCCGAGCAGCTCGGCGATTGCATCGATTGCACGCTGTGCGTGCAGACCTGCCCCACCGGCATCGACATCCGCGACGGTCTGCAGATGGAGTGCGTGAACTGCACCCAGTGCATCGACGCCTGTGACGCCGTGATGGACCGCATCGGCCGGCCCCGAGGGCTCATCCGTTATGCCTCCCAGCGCTCGCTCGAGGGCGATGGGCGACACTGGCTGCGCCCTCGCGTCATCGTGTATCCGGCGGCCATTTTCGTCCTGGTCTCGGTCATGATCGCGCTGCTGATCGGACGCGAACCAGCACTGGTTACCATCGTCCGCGGGCCGGGCCACCCGTTCACGGTCCTCGAGAGCGGCATGGTCGCCAACCCGATCAAGTTCAAGATCCAGGATCGCTCCGAGTCGGGCGGGACGTACACGATCGAACTCGAGGGCGTCGAGGGCGGCCGACTCGAAGGCATGACCAGCGTCGACGTCTCCGCTGGCGAGACCTTCTCGGAGCCGATGACGCTGGTCGTGCCGCCCGAGGTGTTCTCCACAGACCGGCTTCCGGTCAGCATCCGCGTGCGCGGCAAGGACTTCGATCACAGCGTGGAATACATGATGCGCGGCCCGGTGCATCGAGCGGGGGCGAATTGA
- a CDS encoding DUF1579 family protein encodes MNSIKNLLASCGRTPIAALALATGMAIGLGLAAGAHDGIAPVHPVQEGQAGMGEMDPEAMMQMMAQLGAPDEHHEELHDFVGTWNTQMKALTPGMEAFNSTGKATFEATMGGRFIAQTYHGSMMGQNFKGVGLSGYNKAAKRYESVWHDDMGTAMYFMTGDKTDDGWVYEGKETDPMSGQTYPIRHVITMEGKDKFSFTMQYPPEVAAQMGAQAEDGQKWVDAFRIDYSRAQGGDQGNRDGAGMNRNQGGNRNR; translated from the coding sequence AGCATCAAGAATCTGCTCGCCTCGTGCGGCCGCACCCCCATTGCCGCCCTCGCCCTGGCGACCGGCATGGCCATCGGCCTGGGCCTGGCCGCCGGTGCGCACGATGGCATCGCTCCGGTCCATCCCGTCCAGGAGGGCCAGGCAGGCATGGGCGAGATGGACCCTGAGGCCATGATGCAGATGATGGCCCAGTTGGGCGCGCCCGACGAGCACCACGAAGAGCTCCACGACTTCGTCGGCACCTGGAACACGCAGATGAAGGCCCTGACCCCCGGGATGGAAGCGTTCAACAGCACGGGCAAGGCCACCTTCGAAGCCACCATGGGCGGTCGATTCATCGCCCAGACCTACCACGGCTCGATGATGGGCCAGAACTTCAAGGGCGTGGGCCTCAGCGGCTACAACAAGGCGGCCAAGCGGTACGAGTCGGTGTGGCATGACGACATGGGCACGGCCATGTACTTCATGACCGGCGACAAGACCGACGACGGATGGGTCTACGAGGGCAAAGAGACCGACCCCATGAGCGGCCAGACCTACCCGATCCGCCACGTCATCACGATGGAAGGCAAGGACAAGTTCAGCTTCACAATGCAATACCCTCCCGAGGTCGCGGCCCAGATGGGGGCGCAGGCCGAGGACGGCCAGAAGTGGGTGGACGCGTTCCGCATCGACTACAGCCGCGCTCAGGGGGGAGACCAGGGCAACCGCGACGGCGCCGGCATGAACCGCAATCAGGGGGGCAACCGCAACCGGTGA
- a CDS encoding cbb3-type cytochrome c oxidase N-terminal domain-containing protein: MSEETENTLIRGHEYDGIMEYDNPTPLWWHLIWLGSMIFSVVYFFLSLESPWFVHQTQRLERAQIAEIERLFADLGDLEGDQETIVSLMGDPQWMSFGASVFSTHCTSCHGSNGGGGVGPNLTDDAYLNVKTITDIHTVIDQGANNGAMPAWGKRLHPNEVVLLSSYVASLRGNNLPTKGPEGEVIPPWPSVSGDN, from the coding sequence ATGTCTGAAGAGACCGAAAACACCCTGATCCGCGGCCACGAGTACGACGGCATCATGGAGTACGACAACCCGACGCCCCTGTGGTGGCACCTGATCTGGCTCGGATCCATGATCTTCAGCGTGGTGTACTTCTTCCTATCGCTGGAGAGCCCGTGGTTCGTGCACCAGACCCAGCGGCTCGAGCGGGCCCAGATCGCCGAGATCGAGCGTTTGTTCGCCGACCTGGGCGATCTTGAAGGCGACCAGGAGACCATCGTGTCGCTGATGGGCGATCCGCAATGGATGAGCTTTGGCGCATCGGTCTTCAGCACGCACTGCACCTCCTGCCACGGCAGCAATGGCGGCGGCGGCGTAGGGCCAAACCTCACCGACGACGCGTACCTGAACGTCAAGACCATCACCGACATCCACACGGTGATCGACCAGGGCGCCAATAACGGCGCGATGCCCGCGTGGGGCAAGCGACTGCATCCCAACGAGGTCGTGCTCCTGAGCTCGTACGTGGCCTCCCTTCGCGGCAACAACCTGCCAACCAAGGGCCCTGAGGGCGAGGTCATTCCCCCCTGGCCATCGGTAAGCGGGGACAACTGA
- a CDS encoding prolyl oligopeptidase family serine peptidase codes for MPSIRSKLLPRTCITVGLAGLATAATLAGCTVHHPDRDAYAGPLEAAARGGMPLARWEQGYRAGFEPWQVLDYPNAPTEPLVETIHGVTVSDPYRWMESPDDPRLADWARRQDTLFEHIMEHASTRDTYVQRLTALYDYPRTGTPEERGGRFFFTTNDGLQNQSVLRVASSLEQAQAGSGRVLLDPNTWSEEGTDSLAGWQPSEDGAMLAYLEQTGGSDWRTIRVIDVETGEDLGVEIEEAKFTGISWAKDGSGFYYSRYPERPEGSAELTSLNENQKVYFHRMTESEDEAIAWEDELVWETPEHPNRGWGASLTDDGRFLLLYGSETTAPQNLLYVDDLADDAGFQPIITEFEARYSVLGSVPVMAGSQEGHEPARLIVYTTDEAPFGRVISIDPANPSRDGWVEIVPEGDIALQGASMVGGHIITEALRDVLPEVNVYTPNGELVRTVELPGIGSVRGFGGRQSDEYTYYAFSSFAQPSTTYRYHVASGESEVFRESEVDFDPEPYETIQVFYPSADGTEIPMFITKRKDTPLNGKSKLLLYGYGGFGIAITPGFSSSRAAWLERGHIYAVANLRGGSEYGLPWREAGSRLEKQNTFDDFIAAAEYLQANGYCSPATTAITGTSNGGLLTGACMTQRPELFGAAIPRVGVLDMLRFHLFSAGRFWVSDYGSAADPAQFEVLYGYSPYHNVRKGVEYPATMVVTAYRDDRVVPMHSFKFAAALQAATGSADPVLIRIERDAGHGSGTSTSKQIEGVADEWAFLEMVLK; via the coding sequence ATGCCATCGATTCGATCGAAGCTGCTTCCACGCACCTGCATCACCGTGGGCCTGGCCGGTCTGGCCACCGCGGCGACGCTCGCCGGCTGCACCGTACACCATCCCGACCGGGACGCATACGCAGGCCCGCTCGAAGCCGCCGCTCGTGGAGGCATGCCCCTGGCCAGGTGGGAACAAGGCTACCGGGCTGGCTTCGAGCCCTGGCAGGTCCTGGACTATCCGAATGCGCCCACAGAGCCACTGGTGGAGACCATTCACGGGGTCACGGTTTCGGATCCCTATCGCTGGATGGAAAGCCCCGATGATCCGCGGCTTGCTGACTGGGCGCGGCGGCAGGACACGCTCTTTGAGCACATCATGGAGCACGCCTCGACCCGTGACACCTACGTCCAACGGCTGACGGCGCTCTACGACTACCCGCGTACCGGCACGCCCGAGGAGCGAGGCGGACGCTTCTTCTTCACGACCAACGACGGCCTTCAGAACCAGAGCGTGCTGCGCGTGGCCAGTTCGCTCGAGCAAGCCCAGGCCGGAAGCGGTCGCGTGCTGCTGGATCCCAACACGTGGAGTGAGGAAGGGACCGACAGCCTTGCCGGCTGGCAGCCCAGCGAGGACGGAGCCATGCTCGCGTACCTCGAACAAACGGGCGGCAGCGATTGGCGGACGATCCGCGTGATCGACGTGGAAACCGGCGAGGACCTCGGCGTTGAGATCGAAGAGGCGAAGTTCACCGGCATCTCATGGGCCAAGGACGGCAGCGGCTTTTACTACAGCCGATATCCCGAGCGACCCGAAGGCAGCGCCGAGTTGACGAGCCTGAACGAGAACCAGAAGGTCTACTTCCATCGCATGACCGAGTCCGAAGACGAGGCGATCGCGTGGGAAGACGAACTCGTGTGGGAGACCCCCGAGCATCCCAACCGTGGTTGGGGCGCGAGCTTGACCGATGACGGGCGATTCCTCTTGCTGTACGGCAGCGAGACCACCGCGCCGCAGAACCTGCTGTACGTGGACGACTTGGCCGACGACGCGGGCTTCCAGCCGATCATTACAGAGTTCGAGGCACGCTACAGCGTGCTGGGCAGCGTCCCAGTCATGGCCGGTAGCCAGGAGGGTCACGAGCCGGCGCGCCTGATCGTGTACACTACGGATGAAGCACCGTTCGGCCGCGTGATCTCGATCGATCCAGCCAACCCCTCCCGTGATGGCTGGGTCGAGATCGTCCCGGAGGGCGACATCGCACTGCAGGGTGCTTCGATGGTCGGTGGCCACATCATCACCGAGGCGCTGCGCGACGTGCTGCCCGAGGTGAACGTGTACACGCCAAACGGTGAGCTCGTGCGCACGGTGGAACTGCCTGGGATCGGCAGCGTGCGCGGGTTCGGGGGTCGGCAGAGCGACGAGTACACCTATTACGCCTTCTCCAGCTTTGCCCAACCCAGCACGACCTACCGCTATCACGTTGCTTCGGGCGAGAGCGAAGTGTTTCGTGAGAGCGAGGTCGACTTCGACCCCGAGCCCTACGAGACCATCCAGGTGTTCTATCCCTCCGCGGATGGCACCGAGATCCCGATGTTCATTACCAAGCGGAAGGACACGCCCCTGAACGGAAAGAGCAAGTTGCTGCTCTACGGCTACGGCGGATTCGGCATCGCCATCACGCCGGGGTTCAGTTCGAGCCGCGCAGCCTGGCTCGAGCGCGGGCATATCTACGCCGTGGCCAACCTTCGGGGCGGCAGCGAGTATGGACTGCCGTGGCGAGAAGCCGGCAGCCGGCTCGAGAAGCAGAACACCTTCGACGATTTCATTGCCGCCGCCGAATACCTCCAGGCGAACGGCTACTGCTCGCCTGCGACGACGGCGATCACCGGCACGAGCAACGGCGGCCTGCTCACGGGCGCCTGCATGACACAGCGGCCCGAATTGTTCGGCGCTGCTATTCCGCGCGTGGGCGTGCTGGACATGCTCCGCTTCCACTTGTTCAGCGCCGGACGCTTCTGGGTGAGCGATTACGGCAGCGCCGCTGATCCCGCACAATTCGAAGTGCTCTACGGCTACAGCCCGTACCACAACGTGCGCAAGGGCGTCGAGTATCCGGCCACGATGGTCGTGACGGCCTACCGCGACGACCGGGTCGTGCCGATGCACAGCTTCAAGTTCGCCGCCGCGCTGCAGGCCGCGACGGGGTCGGCCGATCCCGTCCTGATCCGGATCGAACGCGACGCGGGCCACGGGTCGGGTACGAGTACGTCCAAGCAAATCGAAGGCGTCGCCGACGAGTGGGCGTTCCTGGAGATGGTGCTCAAGTAG
- a CDS encoding Rrf2 family transcriptional regulator: MFSMTTEYALRAAVYLSEMKGETQTASRVAEATRTPVRYASRVLQLLVEAGLATSQRGPTGGFALAREPRAITLLDVVQAIEPIQRILKCPLDLPEHEHELCPLHKALDAVASNAEQTLGKLTLADVMSQQVVPLGITINGRKADVAPMTTFPEPDVDDDASE, from the coding sequence ATGTTCTCGATGACCACCGAATACGCGCTGCGGGCGGCGGTCTATCTCAGCGAGATGAAGGGTGAGACCCAGACCGCCAGCCGTGTGGCCGAAGCGACCAGGACCCCGGTTCGCTATGCCTCGCGCGTTCTGCAGTTGTTGGTCGAAGCCGGCCTGGCCACCAGCCAGCGTGGGCCAACCGGCGGGTTTGCACTCGCCCGGGAACCCCGAGCGATCACCCTGCTGGACGTCGTGCAGGCCATCGAGCCGATCCAGCGCATCTTGAAGTGCCCGCTCGATCTGCCCGAACACGAGCACGAACTGTGCCCGCTCCACAAGGCGCTCGATGCGGTTGCGTCAAATGCCGAGCAGACGCTGGGCAAGCTGACCCTGGCCGACGTCATGTCACAGCAGGTGGTGCCGCTGGGCATCACCATCAACGGGCGCAAGGCCGACGTGGCACCGATGACGACGTTTCCCGAGCCCGACGTCGACGATGACGCGTCCGAGTAG
- the ccoN gene encoding cytochrome-c oxidase, cbb3-type subunit I — protein MARLDRFSYDDAIVRMFFWATLAWGIVAMLVGVILAFQLAVPELNLLPQIAFGRLRPLHTNAAIFAFAGNAIFAAVYYSTQRLCKARMWSDKLSRLHFWGWQAIIVSAALTLPFGVTQAKEYAELEWPIDLAIAVVWVGFFGVNFFMTLVRRRQRHLYVALWFYIATIITVAVLHVFNNLWIPVGVYELFTTGKISSPDIALKSYPLYAGVQDAFMQWWYGHNAVAFFLTTPFLGLMYYFLPKAAERPVFSYKLSIVHFWSLVFIYIWAGPHHLHYTSLPEWASSLGMIFSVMLWMPSWGGGLNGLLTLRGAWHKVTTDPVLKFFVVGITFYMMATFEGPMLSVKTVNSLSHYTDWTIAHVHSGTLGWNGFMIFGMAYWLAPRIFQTKGLFSVKLANAHFWVSTIGIALYVLSMYAAGVTQGLMWRAFDSNGQLMYGEFIETVTSLEWLYWIRGIGGVMYLGGMIIGVLNLFQTWRMRPEKYDIVVHEAAPLAPLNENYERTASRLTANIELGHKADRWLQGAWHRRLEARPIKFTIWVVIAVAVASLFEIIPTFLIKSNVPTIASVEPYTPLELAGRDIYIAEGCYNCHSQMIRPIFAEVKRYGDYSKPGEFIYDRPFQWGSRRIGPDLAREGGRQSSFWHYAHFENPSEYVAGSIMPSYKHLIQQPLDFEGIQARVGAMAMLGVPYGEAVKNAPDMAREQARQLSDEIASQAQNPTLDLSDRKIIALIAYIQRLGTDISKEPSTEEAAPGDAAEGGTP, from the coding sequence GTGGCGAGGCTCGACCGGTTCAGCTACGACGACGCCATCGTGCGGATGTTCTTCTGGGCCACGCTGGCCTGGGGCATCGTGGCGATGCTGGTGGGCGTGATCCTGGCGTTCCAGTTGGCGGTGCCCGAGTTGAACCTGTTGCCTCAGATCGCCTTCGGCCGGCTGCGGCCGCTGCATACCAACGCGGCGATCTTCGCGTTTGCGGGCAACGCCATTTTTGCGGCCGTGTACTACTCGACCCAACGCCTGTGCAAGGCTCGGATGTGGAGCGACAAGCTCAGCAGGCTGCACTTCTGGGGCTGGCAAGCGATCATCGTGTCGGCGGCGCTGACCCTGCCTTTCGGCGTCACGCAGGCCAAGGAATATGCCGAGCTCGAGTGGCCGATCGACCTGGCCATCGCGGTGGTGTGGGTTGGCTTCTTTGGCGTCAACTTCTTCATGACCCTGGTACGTCGCCGCCAGCGGCACCTGTATGTCGCGCTGTGGTTCTACATCGCCACGATCATCACCGTGGCGGTTCTCCACGTGTTCAACAATCTGTGGATCCCAGTCGGCGTGTACGAGCTCTTCACCACGGGCAAGATCTCAAGCCCGGACATCGCGCTGAAGAGCTATCCGCTGTATGCGGGCGTGCAGGACGCCTTCATGCAATGGTGGTACGGCCACAACGCGGTGGCGTTCTTCCTGACCACGCCGTTCCTTGGCCTGATGTACTACTTCCTGCCCAAGGCAGCCGAGCGTCCGGTGTTCAGCTACAAACTCAGCATCGTGCACTTTTGGAGCCTGGTTTTCATCTACATCTGGGCGGGCCCTCACCACCTCCATTACACGTCGCTGCCCGAGTGGGCCAGCAGCCTGGGCATGATCTTCAGCGTCATGCTGTGGATGCCCAGCTGGGGTGGCGGCCTGAACGGCCTGCTCACGCTCCGCGGCGCCTGGCACAAGGTGACGACCGACCCGGTGCTCAAGTTCTTCGTGGTTGGAATTACGTTTTACATGATGGCGACGTTCGAAGGGCCCATGCTGAGCGTCAAGACCGTCAACAGCCTGAGCCACTACACCGACTGGACCATCGCCCACGTGCACAGCGGCACGCTGGGTTGGAACGGGTTCATGATCTTCGGCATGGCCTACTGGCTGGCGCCGCGCATTTTCCAGACCAAGGGCCTGTTCAGCGTCAAGCTTGCCAACGCCCACTTCTGGGTGAGCACCATCGGCATCGCGCTCTACGTGCTCTCGATGTACGCCGCCGGCGTGACACAGGGGCTGATGTGGCGCGCCTTTGACAGCAATGGCCAGCTCATGTACGGGGAGTTCATCGAGACGGTCACCTCGCTCGAGTGGCTGTACTGGATCCGCGGCATCGGCGGCGTGATGTACCTGGGCGGCATGATCATCGGCGTGCTCAACCTGTTCCAGACGTGGCGGATGCGACCCGAGAAGTACGACATCGTGGTCCACGAGGCTGCGCCGTTGGCGCCACTGAACGAGAACTACGAGCGCACAGCCAGCCGCCTGACCGCCAACATCGAACTCGGCCACAAGGCCGACCGATGGCTCCAGGGCGCCTGGCATCGCCGGCTCGAGGCCCGCCCCATCAAGTTCACGATATGGGTTGTGATCGCCGTGGCCGTCGCATCGCTGTTCGAGATCATCCCGACGTTCCTCATCAAGAGCAACGTTCCGACCATCGCGAGCGTCGAGCCCTACACCCCCCTCGAACTGGCCGGACGGGACATCTACATTGCCGAGGGCTGCTACAACTGCCACTCGCAGATGATCCGCCCGATCTTCGCGGAGGTGAAGCGGTACGGCGACTACAGCAAGCCGGGTGAGTTCATCTACGACCGTCCGTTCCAGTGGGGCAGCCGCCGCATCGGTCCCGATCTGGCACGCGAGGGTGGCCGGCAAAGCTCGTTCTGGCACTACGCCCACTTCGAGAACCCGTCCGAGTACGTCGCCGGGTCGATCATGCCCAGCTACAAGCACCTCATCCAGCAGCCGCTCGACTTCGAGGGCATCCAGGCTCGTGTGGGCGCCATGGCCATGCTGGGCGTGCCCTACGGCGAAGCGGTGAAGAACGCGCCGGACATGGCCCGCGAGCAGGCGCGTCAGCTCTCCGACGAGATTGCGAGCCAGGCCCAGAACCCCACGCTCGACCTGAGCGATCGCAAGATCATCGCCCTGATCGCCTATATCCAGCGTCTGGGCACGGACATCTCGAAGGAGCCATCCACCGAAGAAGCGGCCCCCGGCGACGCCGCAGAGGGAGGGACGCCATAA